A genomic stretch from Thauera sp. GDN1 includes:
- a CDS encoding dihydroneopterin aldolase, translating into MIPFPAPRPDPISSGIAALPAHEPDGQGLDIIFIDGFVGETVIGIHHDELHDTQPLRIDLAAGLPRSRACDTDHIGDTIDYSVVRTALHEMLAGHSYRLLEAFAEGVAALLLERFGAHWVRVRVTKPGKFADVDGVGVMIERRRRPAPPTGTRHSAEVLSLLGAGMVPGERR; encoded by the coding sequence TTGATTCCCTTTCCCGCGCCCCGTCCCGATCCGATCTCGAGCGGCATCGCCGCGCTGCCCGCCCACGAACCCGACGGGCAGGGGCTGGACATCATCTTCATCGACGGCTTCGTCGGCGAGACGGTGATCGGCATCCATCACGACGAGCTGCACGACACCCAGCCGCTGCGCATCGACCTCGCCGCCGGCCTGCCGCGCAGCCGCGCCTGCGACACCGACCACATCGGCGACACCATCGACTACAGCGTGGTGCGTACCGCCCTGCACGAGATGCTGGCAGGACACTCCTACCGCCTGCTGGAAGCCTTTGCCGAGGGCGTCGCCGCGCTGCTGCTCGAGCGCTTCGGCGCGCACTGGGTGCGGGTGCGGGTCACCAAGCCAGGCAAGTTCGCCGATGTCGACGGTGTCGGCGTGATGATCGAGCGCCGGCGGCGCCCTGCCCCGCCGACCGGCACGCGCCACAGCGCCGAGGTGCTGAGCCTGCTCGGCGCCGGCATGGTGCCGGGCGAGCGGCGCTGA
- a CDS encoding DUF6513 domain-containing protein: MERILFLTGRLAQHNLEKVLAGMEPPPFHWTVRELGLQVAGLMTADMIHRRLEPADVHGFDRVMVPGRCRGDLEALSARYGVPVERGPEELKDLPRHFNRAARAVDLSRYETRIFSEIVDAPRMDVAAVVARARELRACGADVIDIGCLPATPFPHLEDCVGALKAEGLMVSVDSLDPEELLRGGRAGADYLLSLTADTLWIADEVAATPVLIPREPADEASLDEAILHMQRLGRPFLADAILDPIPFGLLASLCRYQRLRERHPEVAIMMGVGNVTELTEADTSGINAVLFGIAAELRAAAVLTTEVSGHARRAVREADVARRVMFAARESATLPKGLSDELMTVHDKQPFPDTPAEIAEIAAAVRDPNFRVQISPQGLHVYNRDGHHVGADPFALWPRLGLEQDGGHAFYMGVELARAEIAWSLGKRYAQDQPLAWGCATERAAQDMLVYCAPGATKKKRPPAERPEPVPQRSAE, encoded by the coding sequence ATGGAACGCATCCTCTTCCTGACCGGCCGCCTGGCGCAGCACAACCTCGAGAAGGTGCTCGCCGGCATGGAGCCGCCGCCCTTCCACTGGACGGTGCGGGAGCTCGGTCTGCAGGTGGCCGGGCTGATGACGGCGGACATGATCCACCGCCGGCTCGAGCCGGCGGACGTGCACGGCTTCGACCGCGTGATGGTGCCGGGGCGCTGCCGGGGCGACCTCGAAGCCTTGAGCGCCCGTTACGGCGTGCCGGTCGAGCGCGGCCCGGAGGAACTGAAGGACCTGCCGCGCCACTTCAACCGTGCGGCCAGGGCGGTGGACCTGTCGCGCTACGAGACGCGCATCTTCTCCGAGATCGTCGATGCGCCGCGCATGGACGTCGCCGCCGTGGTCGCGCGTGCCCGCGAGCTGCGCGCCTGCGGCGCCGACGTGATCGACATCGGCTGCCTGCCGGCGACGCCCTTCCCGCACCTGGAAGACTGCGTCGGCGCGCTCAAGGCCGAGGGCCTGATGGTGTCTGTGGATTCGCTCGACCCGGAGGAACTGCTGCGCGGCGGGCGCGCCGGCGCCGACTACCTGCTCAGCCTGACCGCCGACACCCTGTGGATCGCCGACGAGGTCGCCGCCACCCCGGTGCTGATCCCGCGCGAACCGGCGGACGAGGCCTCGCTCGACGAAGCGATCCTGCACATGCAGCGCCTGGGCCGGCCCTTCCTCGCCGACGCCATCCTCGACCCCATCCCCTTCGGGCTGCTCGCCTCGCTGTGCCGCTACCAGCGCCTGCGCGAACGCCACCCCGAGGTGGCGATCATGATGGGCGTGGGCAACGTCACCGAGCTCACCGAGGCCGACACCAGCGGCATCAACGCCGTGCTGTTCGGCATCGCCGCCGAGCTGCGCGCCGCCGCGGTGCTCACCACCGAGGTCAGCGGCCACGCGCGGCGCGCGGTGCGCGAGGCCGACGTCGCCCGCCGCGTCATGTTCGCCGCGCGCGAATCGGCCACCCTGCCCAAGGGCCTGAGCGACGAGCTGATGACTGTGCACGACAAGCAGCCCTTCCCGGACACGCCCGCCGAGATCGCCGAGATCGCCGCCGCGGTGCGCGACCCCAACTTCCGCGTGCAGATCTCGCCCCAGGGCCTGCACGTCTACAACCGCGACGGCCACCACGTCGGCGCCGACCCCTTCGCGCTGTGGCCGCGCCTCGGGCTGGAGCAGGACGGCGGCCACGCCTTCTACATGGGCGTCGAGCTCGCCCGCGCCGAGATCGCCTGGTCGCTCGGCAAGCGCTATGCGCAGGACCAGCCGC
- the fae gene encoding formaldehyde-activating enzyme: MAKIDRMLVGESLVGDGNEVAHIDLILGPRGSAAETAFATALTNNKDGFTSLLAVVAPNLLCKPATVMFNKVTIKGAKQAVQMFGPAQRAVAMAVADSVEDGTIPADEADNIFICVGVFIHWLAEDDKKIQDYNYQATREAIKRAVTGEPTAAEVVSKKATAAHPFAAN; this comes from the coding sequence ATGGCAAAGATCGATCGCATGCTCGTAGGGGAATCCCTGGTCGGAGACGGCAATGAAGTCGCGCACATCGACCTCATTCTCGGCCCGCGGGGCAGTGCTGCCGAAACGGCTTTCGCTACCGCGCTGACGAACAACAAGGACGGCTTCACGTCCCTGCTCGCGGTCGTCGCGCCCAACCTGCTGTGCAAGCCGGCCACGGTGATGTTCAACAAGGTCACGATCAAGGGCGCCAAGCAGGCGGTGCAGATGTTCGGCCCGGCGCAGCGCGCGGTCGCGATGGCGGTCGCCGACAGCGTCGAGGACGGCACCATCCCGGCCGACGAGGCCGACAACATCTTCATCTGCGTCGGCGTGTTCATCCACTGGCTGGCCGAGGATGACAAGAAGATCCAGGACTACAACTACCAGGCCACCCGCGAGGCCATCAAGCGCGCGGTCACCGGCGAGCCCACCGCGGCCGAGGTGGTGTCCAAGAAGGCGACGGCTGCACACCCCTTCGCCGCCAACTGA
- a CDS encoding flavoprotein: MSHNEARDVHGASIPAHHDEGRRAFEEDAVFPTGGTAGDMSRRSRFAWALTGSGHYLVECIELALRLPAIDLFLSAAAEEVLPLYDYRIAALRERCRVFRDKTASSVPVGMLYDDVYHTVIVAPATSNTVAKCAFGISDTLPTNIFAQAGKLEIPGIVLACDMKPVVVTRSPREWVELKPRNIELENVERLRRIDFCEVVESPEELEALLQRRLDQLGLTWNASSS, from the coding sequence ATGTCGCACAACGAAGCAAGGGACGTGCACGGTGCCTCCATCCCCGCGCATCACGACGAGGGGCGGCGCGCCTTCGAGGAGGATGCGGTGTTTCCGACCGGTGGCACGGCCGGCGACATGAGCCGGCGCAGCCGCTTCGCGTGGGCGCTGACCGGCTCGGGGCACTACCTCGTCGAGTGCATCGAGCTGGCCTTGCGCCTGCCCGCGATCGACCTCTTCCTGTCCGCCGCGGCCGAGGAGGTGCTGCCGCTCTACGACTACCGCATCGCCGCGCTGCGCGAGCGCTGCCGCGTGTTCCGCGACAAGACGGCGAGCTCGGTGCCGGTGGGCATGCTGTACGACGACGTCTACCACACGGTCATCGTCGCCCCGGCGACCAGCAACACGGTGGCCAAGTGCGCCTTCGGCATCTCCGACACCTTGCCGACCAACATCTTCGCCCAGGCCGGCAAGCTGGAGATTCCCGGCATCGTGCTCGCCTGCGACATGAAGCCGGTGGTCGTCACCCGGAGCCCGCGCGAGTGGGTGGAACTCAAGCCGCGCAACATCGAGCTCGAGAACGTCGAGCGCCTGCGCCGCATCGATTTCTGCGAGGTCGTCGAATCGCCGGAAGAACTCGAGGCGCTGCTGCAGCGCCGTCTGGACCAGCTTGGGCTGACATGGAACGCATCCTCTTCCTGA